ACCATCGCCTCCGCGACGGCCTTCCTCTACGCAGCCGCCGCCATGGTTCTTATCCGCCGCATCGCGCGAGCGTCATGAGTTCCGGGACGGACTCTTAGGCAGGAAGATCCGTTGCCCTTCCTGGTCCAGCTTGATCTGCAGCGGATCGGGATAGCGGAAGGATGTATGCGGGAACTTCGTCCGCGGCTTAGGTTATGCCGCGCGGCCTTCGAAAAGCTCTGGAAGGTGCGATCAAGATCGCGGATCGCCTGCTGAAGGGGATGATGCGGCACTTGCCGGAGGAACGGCGCCGCGGCTTTGAGGTCCTAGAGCTCATTGATCTGCGAGGTCGCCGTTGGGCGCCGTGGTGCTGCGCGTTGCCATCCCAACCGCCGCTGTTCCAGACAGAGGTTATAGACCAGCCTCCAGCAGCCGGCCGTTCGCCGGAATAGACTTGCCTGTTCCGGGTCGGGGCATGCCCGGAACCTGTACGCAGTCCGTTGGAGCATACTCCGTGGTAGCGTGTTCACGTTTCGCTCGCAACGGGGCGCCTATCCGCTTCCTAAAGGTAGCGGTCTGCGGTACCAATTTTATTGATTAAGCCGCCATGGCCCACCAAAGTGGCACCAAGCCTGCCAATTTCGCGCGGCCCGCCACAATCTTCGGGAAACAGCGCTTGTTTAACCGAGCACGGTATCGTATGCGGACCCCACTCGCAGGACCGCGTGCTAGAATGTTTCGACCAGGGGAAACCCATGAGCCAGAACGCCATTGACCGGCTGATCTCCAATTGGGGAGGGAGGACATCCTCCAGCAACCCGAGCCTCGTGATGCTCGACAAGTCCATCATTGAGCGGCTGGCATCGATCGCGTTCGGCCGACATGTGTTCGACGAAAGCGCGTACCTCGAGACGCACCCCGATATCGGTCGGGCGGTCGTGAACGGCAGCTTCCTCAGCGGGCTCCAGCATTACATCTGGGACGGCATACGGGAAGGGCGCGCCATTCCGGAAACCCCCGTTGATGCAGACAAGTACGCAGCGGCAAATCCCGATTTGACCAAAGCGGCGGACATGGATGAAGCGTCGCTCAAGGCGCACTGGTCCAATATTGGGTGGATCGAAGGTCGGCGGACTGAATAGCAACCGTTGCCGAAGCTCGCCATGCGGATCATTTTTCTCAACTACGGCCTCTACGCGAGCAATTCGGGTGGGCACATAGC
The Phreatobacter oligotrophus genome window above contains:
- a CDS encoding helix-turn-helix domain-containing protein → MLQRTAYRFRACPDPEQASLFRRTAGCWRLVYNLCLEQRRLGWQRAAPRRPTATSQINEL